One region of Candidatus Dadabacteria bacterium genomic DNA includes:
- a CDS encoding ABC transporter permease — MNAFIIVYYAMLIGASCLAAYLKKRGAFLVLFSLTLASFIMGIIGGEPALRTVTVIAVVLILCAGTAYSFREFLATVLPGKSAEAMRTAPLTASFGLFVIGIYAIAGIFAPVIAPYGEAEIVGQAFAPMSEEMLLGADQLGRDLFSRIVYGARNTVGLALAATLLAFLSGVLLGLVSAVRGGWFDQFMGRAADVVMSVPSLIFALLLLSIFGANLTMLVIIIAVIYSPRVFRLTRAVAGNVVVMDYFEAARLRGEGMWYLIRKEVLPNSTSPLVAEFGLEFCFVFLLLAGLSFLGLGIQPPAADWGSMVRENATLISFGEITPLIPAAAIALLTVAVNFVVDWVLMRSSGLKE, encoded by the coding sequence ATGAACGCATTCATAATCGTTTATTACGCCATGCTGATCGGGGCATCCTGCCTTGCCGCATACCTGAAAAAGCGCGGGGCGTTCCTCGTGCTGTTCTCCCTCACTCTGGCCTCTTTCATCATGGGGATCATAGGGGGTGAACCGGCTCTGCGGACGGTGACAGTCATAGCGGTGGTTCTCATCCTCTGCGCCGGCACCGCGTACTCCTTCCGAGAGTTCCTCGCGACCGTTCTGCCCGGTAAAAGCGCGGAAGCCATGCGCACGGCGCCGCTTACGGCCAGTTTCGGGCTGTTCGTCATAGGGATTTACGCTATCGCCGGAATCTTCGCTCCGGTGATCGCTCCCTACGGGGAGGCCGAGATCGTGGGTCAGGCGTTTGCGCCGATGAGCGAGGAAATGCTGCTGGGGGCGGACCAGCTGGGAAGGGACCTGTTCAGCCGGATTGTCTACGGGGCCAGAAACACTGTGGGTTTGGCGCTGGCCGCCACCTTGCTCGCGTTTCTCTCGGGCGTTCTCTTGGGACTGGTTTCCGCCGTCAGAGGAGGCTGGTTCGACCAGTTCATGGGGCGTGCCGCGGATGTCGTGATGTCGGTTCCGTCGCTTATATTCGCCTTGCTGCTGCTGAGCATCTTCGGCGCCAACCTGACGATGCTGGTGATAATCATCGCGGTAATTTATTCTCCCAGAGTGTTTCGCCTGACGCGCGCCGTTGCGGGAAACGTGGTGGTGATGGACTATTTCGAGGCGGCGCGCCTGCGCGGGGAAGGGATGTGGTATCTCATCCGGAAAGAGGTTCTGCCGAATTCCACGTCTCCTCTTGTTGCGGAATTCGGCCTTGAGTTCTGCTTCGTTTTCCTGCTGCTTGCCGGCCTGTCATTCCTGGGTCTCGGCATTCAACCCCCGGCCGCCGACTGGGGTTCCATGGTACGGGAGAATGCGACTCTTATATCGTTCGGCGAGATTACGCCTCTTATTCCCGCCGCGGCCATTGCGCTGCTTACGGTAGCCGTGAACTTCGTGGTAGACTGGGTGCTGATGCGCTCATCGGGACTGAAGGAGTAG